CTACGTGAGCGACTTCGCCGGAACCGTCTCACAGATCGACCGCCCGCTCCCCGAGCGGCCGTACACGCAGACGCGCATCGGCACGCTGTTCCACCAGTGGGTCGAGCAGCGCTCCGGCATCGCCGGTGCGGGGTCCTCGACCGACGACGCCCTGTGGGAGAGCGACGAGGAGCTGTGGGGCGACGCCGATCTCGGTGCGGAGACCGAGGTGTCGGCCGAGGACGAGGCGGCCCTCGCGCGCCTGCGCGAGATCTTCCTCGCCAGCGAGTGGGCGCACCGGAAGCCGCTCGAGGTCGAGACGGAGATCGACTTCGCGATGCCGGGCCCCCACGGCGAGCCGGGCCACATCGTGATCTGCAAGCTCGACGCGGTGTACGAACGCGACGGCCGGATCGAGATCGTCGACTGGAAGACCGGCAAGGCGCCGCGCACCGCGGCCGAGAAGGAGCAGCGCATGCTGCAGCTTGCGCTGTACCGCGTCGCCTATCACCGCCGCCACGGCGTGCCGCTCGACCGGATCGACGTGGCGCTGTTCTACGTCGCAGACGACCTCGTCATCCGCGACGACCGGATCTACTCCGAGGAGGAGCTGGTCCAGCGCTGGAATGCCGCGCGCGCCGAACGGCGGGCGTCCTCGGCGTCCGGCTGACGGTCTTCAGGCGTCCCGCGCCGTTCCTCGAGCGGCGTGCGGGCGTCCTCGCGCGCGATGCCGACGAGCTCGTCCCTGTCGATCGGCTGCGTCTCGTGCGCCGCCGACGTCGCGCGGGCGCGCTTCTCGTCGCTCCAGTCGTCCTTGTTCCACGAGCTGTCGGGTCCGAGGGTCAGGTCGTCGGGGTCGAACGCGTCGGTCTGCATGGACGTGTCGACCGCGGCGGGGCCGGATCGCTGGGGCATGTTCGCGAGCACCGTCATCGCGTCGTCGATGTCCGTGCGGCCGTCGTCGTCGATCTCGGCCAGCAGCACGTCGTCCTTGACGCCCTCGGCGAGCGACTCGAGCAGCGCCGCCGCGTCGTCCACGACATCGGTGCGGTGGCTCTCGAGGCCGTGCACGAGCCAGCGGGCGAACTCCAACTCGGCGTGGAGACGAGCTCGGACGCGGACGGCGGCGTCGGGCGCGCGGTGCGCGGCGTCGCCGTAGGCGCGGAAGATGTCCTTCGCGGCATCGGGCGCCGATGCGACCCAGCGCAGATCGACGGCGGGGTCGTCGATCGACAGGCCCTGCCAGTCGAGCACGCCCGAGACGCGGGGTGCACGACGCTCGTCGTCCTCGAACAGGAAGGACGTCGCCTGCGTGCCGCCCAGGCACACGGCGGGCTCGAACGCCCACAGGCGGTCGTCCTCGAGCGCGTCCCGCCAGCGCACGGTGAGTCGCACGGGAAGGCGGCCGCTGTGCGAGGCGGCCTCGACCACGCGTCGCACGTCGGCGCGCGTCTGCTCCGGCGTGTGCTCGCGGAGACCTGCGGAGCGCACGACCGACGGCGGCAGCGCGTGCAGCGCAGCGAGCGCCCGTCCGATCGAGGTCGCGGCGCCCTCGCCGGGCGGGATCTCGTCGGCGTCGATCAGGTATCCCGGCACGAACGTCGTCACCAAGGCGCGACCCGCGAGCAGCGCCGCGGCCCCGGCGTACTCGGGCGCGCGGAACGGCAGCATGCCGCGGACCCCGGGCGTGAGCGCACGGAGCGCGACGACCTCGGCGGCGAGCTCCCGATCCGCGGCCTCCTCGTTCGCGACTCGCACGACGAGCTCGCGGCCGTCCGCGAGGGTCGCCACGGCCGAGTCGAACCGCCCGCCGCCGCCCGCGGTGAGCCGGCGGGCGCCGACCACCTCGGCATCCGGGACGGCCGCGGTGACGGCCGCCGCTAGAGTGAGAGGGGAGCGTGCCATGCCCCCAAGGGTAGGTCGGAGGCTCTCGCGTTCGCCCCTCGCCACGCCCGCGATCGCCGACCCCGCGCTCTGCGGAAGGCAGCCGCACTCGTGACGAAAGGGACTCGCCGCCATGAGCCGCCACGAAGCCCCCGCCGCCCACCCCGTCGCCGCGGATCGCGCCGCGGCCGAGCGTGACGATCCGGACCTGCTCGACAGCGCGCATGTCGCGGGCACCACGCGGGTCGTCGTCGTGCGCGGTGCGCACGCCGCGCTCGCGAGAGGCGAGGAGCCTCACCTCTGGGGGATCGCGCCGAGCGACGTGCCGGGGGACGCCGAGTGGGGCTTCCTCGGCCGGACGTCCGACGGCGCCGCCGTCCTCGTGGCGGCGTTCGACGCGTCCACGGCAGAGCCGCTCGACCCGCCGGGCGGGTGGGCGGGTCCGCGGGAGGTGGCCGCGCAGCTCGATCCCGTCGAGGCGGACACGCTCATCGTGGCGGTGAGCCTCGGACGCTGGCTGACCGGTCACCGCTTCTGTCCCCGCTGCGGAGGGCGCGCGATCCTGCGGCAGGCCGGCTGGTCGCGGCGCTGCGAGGACTGCGGACGCGATCACTTCCCTCGCAACGACCCCGCCGTGATCGTGGCGATCACGGACGCGGATCGCCGTCGCCTCCTGCTGGGCGCGAACGTCAACTGGCGCGGACGGATGCACTCGTGCTTCGCCGGCTTCGTCGAGGCGGGCGAGTCCCTCGAGACCGCGATCCACCGCGAGATCCGGGAGGAGGCGGGCGTGCGCCTGACGGGACTGCGCTACTCGGCGTCTCAGCCGTGGCCGTACCCGCACTCGCTCATGCTCGGGTTCGAGGCGACCGCGATCGATCCGGACGA
The Microbacterium sp. JZ31 genome window above contains:
- a CDS encoding phosphotransferase: MARSPLTLAAAVTAAVPDAEVVGARRLTAGGGGRFDSAVATLADGRELVVRVANEEAADRELAAEVVALRALTPGVRGMLPFRAPEYAGAAALLAGRALVTTFVPGYLIDADEIPPGEGAATSIGRALAALHALPPSVVRSAGLREHTPEQTRADVRRVVEAASHSGRLPVRLTVRWRDALEDDRLWAFEPAVCLGGTQATSFLFEDDERRAPRVSGVLDWQGLSIDDPAVDLRWVASAPDAAKDIFRAYGDAAHRAPDAAVRVRARLHAELEFARWLVHGLESHRTDVVDDAAALLESLAEGVKDDVLLAEIDDDGRTDIDDAMTVLANMPQRSGPAAVDTSMQTDAFDPDDLTLGPDSSWNKDDWSDEKRARATSAAHETQPIDRDELVGIAREDARTPLEERRGTPEDRQPDAEDARRSARAAFQRWTSSSSE
- the nudC gene encoding NAD(+) diphosphatase, encoding MSRHEAPAAHPVAADRAAAERDDPDLLDSAHVAGTTRVVVVRGAHAALARGEEPHLWGIAPSDVPGDAEWGFLGRTSDGAAVLVAAFDASTAEPLDPPGGWAGPREVAAQLDPVEADTLIVAVSLGRWLTGHRFCPRCGGRAILRQAGWSRRCEDCGRDHFPRNDPAVIVAITDADRRRLLLGANVNWRGRMHSCFAGFVEAGESLETAIHREIREEAGVRLTGLRYSASQPWPYPHSLMLGFEATAIDPDEARADGAEIVSLRWFTRAEIGAALEGRGEVGLPGPASIAHRLIRDWFEEGDA